AATGTTTATGTTTACTCAAGTTTGTAAAGAAATTTTGTTCTCTCTCCAAACCTATGCATGTGCTCTCAATACAAGTGCAATGCAACTTTACgttaaaatctgtttttaacCTGTAATATTCCTTAAATGAGAAGCATGTATTTCCATGTGTCACTCACCACACAGGCCGACTGCACGGCCTCCGACACGCTTCCCGCATGGGGTTCGCACCAGAACACGTGACACTGGAAGTGCTGGTTTCCCGTGTCCATGATGAACGCAAACGTATGGACATCACGCCCCACGCCCATGAAGGACAGGAAGCGCACGCGGCACTCCACTATgacttcctcctcttcttcctgtcCAAGAAGTAGAGAAATGACAGTAATAAACCTGTCTGTCTCATGTCACCAGCTCTGAATTACTTTCACAGGACGATGAATGTTTTATCAGAGAAAAACAGGAGTCGTTTTGATTTCTGTTCTCGGATTGTTCATGTGTAGAAGGTTTTGggtcatttcaatatttttaaccCAAATTATACAGGTGAATTAGTCATTAAGGGCCAGATTTCCAATTTATGTTTGCCAAATaagtgaattaaaataaattattctatATCAGTCTTTATGGGTTACACCCCAGAATTGCATTGTGTTTCCCTTTATGGGCTccataaaatacagtaaactgaAGCTTATATCGTTgttgctttaaaacaaaaaagattgttgCATTTGCTCTTGAAAGTTTGTATTTCCTTTCAACTTATTATCTCACAACACGTTAAATCCAGAAACTTTGTGCTCAAAAGTTTTACAGTCCTTTTAAGAGACTTTACTCATACAGCTTTAGCATTCACTTACAAACATTTTGCATTAACTCTCAAactttgtgtttttgagaaaccTTGCATTCACGTTCAAAACTGTGTGTGCTTATGAAACCTTACATTTGTTCACAAAAAagtaaagttttgttttttttaaaagcacttaCATGAAAATGTTAAATGAGTTCGTATTTAAGAACGTAAATGTAAAGTATTTAAAATCTTTCCATCCACTCatacatttttttgcattccTTCTAGGAAAATTGTGTTAGCTCACtaaatgttttgatttgtttatgCCAGTATTTTGCGGAGCCATAAAGTTTCTCAAATTAATGCAAAGAGTTACGTTACTTgcatgaattatttaataaatgtttaagtaTGTAAATGTAAGAATTGTCTAAATCAGTATCcaatcaaaattacattttcttttaattttttgtctCTAGATGACATTTCATGacagtccaaaaaaaaacaaggattattttataaatgttcatCTATGTGGTCTGATGCATACACTGTTTCAAGGCAGGAAAAATAATGAAGGAAGTAGAAatgttaacaaaaatgtaaattaagcaTCACCTTTTCTTTAATGACAGTAATTGTGGCGTCAGCGACGTTGAGCAGGACGGGGGTCCAATCCTCTTTCTCTGCAGAGGACATCAGACTGTCTATCGCACCATTTATCATGTCCATTCCTGAAACACGCAGTTTGAGAAGAGCATTATAGTTCCATACAGTTACACAGGATCAAGTTTATAACAACTAATGGTGTAAAAATGAGTTTGTCTTCAAAACCTAGTGATCAGTCTGACTGTTGACATCCTAATAGAGATGAAGTGCAGGAGTGATTGATTTACTTTGtcaagctgctttaaaacaatgtgtattgttcaaaaaaatgcttaataaattATACCTGATTGATTTAGATATGCTTCATGAAGTAATAATACAAATACCGCTCAGGACATGACATGCACATGACATCTTAGAAATGCATGTTGCAAAGCCAATAACGTCATGCTTTCTCCCATTGTGTTGGGGTCAACACTCGATTTCAACCCGTACGAAATACcggttgaaatatttattttaaaatttggtGAATATTTCTCATTTGAGGTCATGGACGTGCATGCAATGTTTTGTCACACAGATGTGTTTTGGAAAGGCTGTACAAAATCTGTTAGGAATTTTGTGCAAGGCTCAATCTGACCCACTCTCTATATTCAAACTGTTCTAAATACTTGTTAAACAATTTATTTCTTCTTGAAATTTGGGGAGTAATTCTGATTTAGGGTCATGAATGTGCATGCAAAGTTTTGACACACCGATGTGTTTTGGAAAGGCTGTACACATTTTGATAAGAAGTTTGTGTTGTGTTCGATTTTACCCATACATGATATTCAAATAGCTTGAAATACTGGTTAAACTAATTATTTCGTCTTGAAATTTGgtgaatatttttcattttggatTATGAATGTGCATGTAAAGTTTCAACACACTGATTCATTTTGGAAAGGCTGTACAAATGTTGTCAGTACTTTTGTAATGGGGTCAGTTAGACCCATATTTGATATTCAAACAGCTTGAAATactaattaactagttatttctTCTTGAAATTTGGTGAGTATTTCTCATTTAGGGTCATGAATGTGCATGCAAAGTTTTGAGAGACAGATGTGTTTTGGAAAGGCTGTACACATTTTGATGAGACTTTTGTGTTGTGTTCAATTTGACCCATACTCGATATTCAAACAGCTTGAAATACTGGTTAAACTATTTATTTCCTCTTAAAATTTGGTGGATATTTTTCATTCTGGATTATGAATGTGCATGTAAAGTTTCAACACACCGATGCATTTGGGAAAGGCTGTACACACTTTCTTACAAGTTTTGTGTTGGAATCATGTCAACTCCCCCATTGGTTTCCATTCAATTTGCCAAAAATCAACACTCTTAAAAAACAATAAAGTCAGGTAAAACACAGAAAATCATTACTATAATTTGTCAAACACTAAAATTTTAAGTATGTGTGAACTTAATGTAATTTAAGACTCAAAGTTTACTTGAAATTGAGATTCGTCTTCAGAAtcctagtatgtgtgtgtgtgcagtacatttttaacatatatGTGGGTAAAATATTCACCCCtactacaataaaaataataaatagtgtaaggtaattgtttgattatttttccTCTCTGAAATACTACAATAGAGGTTTTCTGTATGTACTGTAGTTCCACTTATTTCTGTAATGCTTTATGCAATACAGATtgcttcaaagcagcttcacattgATGAACAGGAAATTAATGGTGTTCaaaattaatcatttatgaaGGTAGTTCAacttcagctgtaaagcagctctacagaacaCAATAATGTTGTTATTCAACTCATTTTTTAATCAACTCAGTTTTATAACCGTGTCAATGGCACAAAATAAGTATCATGCTTCATTTAGTAAGACACCCTTGGTTTTTGTTCAAAGTTCAGagttgtagtgtgtgtgtttgatttacCTATAGGTCGCAGTACTGTCGTCATTCCCAGGTAAAGCACGTGGAAACTGTGTTGCAGGTCAGTCTTTGGTGTTGGAAACTCTACTGAGGAAACACACAGATGAGAAACATCAC
This DNA window, taken from Carassius auratus strain Wakin chromosome 14, ASM336829v1, whole genome shotgun sequence, encodes the following:
- the LOC113114369 gene encoding amyloid-beta A4 precursor protein-binding family B member 2 isoform X3, producing MADRRSVGPVAGSSSQISSDVPLRVEFPTPKTDLQHSFHVLYLGMTTVLRPIGMDMINGAIDSLMSSAEKEDWTPVLLNVADATITVIKEKEEEEEVIVECRVRFLSFMGVGRDVHTFAFIMDTGNQHFQCHVFWCEPHAGSVSEAVQSACVLRYQKCLGKPDSLTPPPSDSVTRRVTSSVKRGVQSIIDTLKKKPAPEVPNQ